The following coding sequences are from one Musa acuminata AAA Group cultivar baxijiao chromosome BXJ1-6, Cavendish_Baxijiao_AAA, whole genome shotgun sequence window:
- the LOC135677078 gene encoding aspartyl protease APCB1-like — MERETERPPPPQLHGVVIISLPPPDNPFKGKTITAFTLSDDAPPPPPHVPPAARSPLARAARRSLLSPRSAAATVLGASLLLFSLWICLFSEAPMQLLDEPSREEDGRRQEEERSFLFPLYPKSGGRALREVGGVKLGSISRKRKQSGKLETYASANSSTVLPIGGNLFPDGQYYTTLLVGSSPRPYYLDVDTGSDLTWIQCDAPCASCAKGPHPLYKPRKGNLVLPKDSLCLEVQKNQNNHYCDSCHQCDYEIEYADHSSSMGVLATDEMHLIAANGDRAKLNFVFGCAYDQQGQLLVSPAKTDGILGLSSSRISLASQLESQGIISNVIGHCIKRDADGGGYLFLGDDYVPRWGMTLIPRQNDLTNFYRAKVLKINYGGKQVIGGKRGYAIPVIFDTGSSYTYFPVEAYRKLITSLKTISNIFVQDSSDLTMPICWRANFPVRSFKDVKHFFQPLTLQFEKRWWIMSRSFTIPPEGYLMISNKGNVCLGILNGTEVHDGSTIILGDISLRGKLIVYDNVQRTIGWTHSDCNNPQKATGFPFFF, encoded by the exons ATGGAGAGGGAGACAGAGCGGCCTCCTCCGCCGCAGCTCCATGGCGTCGTCATCATCTCCCTTCCGCCTCCCGACAACCCCTTCAAGGGCAAGACCATCACGGCCTTCACCCTCTCCGACGACGCCCCACCTCCACCACCACATGTCCCCCCCGCCGCTCGATCCCCCCTCGCGCGGGCGGCACGCCGTTCTCTTCTCTCTCCCAGGAGCGCCGCCGCCACCGTCCTCGGCGCCTCgcttctcctcttctccctctggATCTGCCTCTTTTCCGAGGCTCCCATGCAGCTGCTCGACGAACCCTCGAGGGAGGAGGATGGCCGCCGGCAGGAGGAGGAACGTTCCTTTTTGTTCCCACTCTACCCCAAATCTGGCGGCCGGGCCCTTCGCGAGGTGGGGGGTGTGAAATTGGGCTCTATTTCGCGGAAGAGGAAGCAGAGTGGCAAGCTGGAGACGTATGCGTCAGCAAATTCTTCCACTGTGCTTCCTATCGGCGGCAATCTTTTCCCAGACGG ACAGTATTACACAACTCTTCTTGTTGGGAGTTCACCAAGACCTTATTATCTTGATGTGGATACTGGGAGTGACTTGACATGGATTCAGTGTGATGCTCCATGCGCTAGTTGTGCCAAG GGACCTCATCCCCTATACAAGCCCAGAAAAGGAAATCTTGTTTTGCCCAAGGATTCTTTGTGCTTGGAAGTGCAAAAAAATCAGAACAACCATTATTGTGATTCTTGCCATCAGTGTGACTATGAGATTGAATATGCTGATCATAGTTCTTCCATGGGTGTCCTTGCAACAGATGAAATGCACCTTATTGCTGCAAATGGTGACAGGGCAAAGTTGAATTTTGTTTTTGG GTGTGCTTATGATCAACAAGGCCAACTTTTAGTCTCTCCTGCGAAAACAGATGGGATCCTTGGTCTCAGCAGTTCCAGGATAAGTCTGGCTTCTCAATTGGAAAGTCAAGGAATCATAAGCAATGTCATCGGTCATTGCATAAAACGTGATGCTGATGGTGGTGGATACTTGTTTTTAGGTGATGATTATGTTCCTCGATGGGGCATGACTTTGATACCCAGGCAAAATGACCTTAC AAACTTCTATCGTGCAaaggttttgaaaataaattatgGAGGCAAACAAGTCATCGGGGGAAAGAGGGGATATGCTATCCCCGTAATATTTGATACTGGCAGCTCCTACACTTACTTTCCTGTTGAAGCATATAGGAAGCTCATCACTTCT TTGAAGACAATATCCAATATTTTTGTCCAAGATTCCTCAGATCTGACAATGCCAATCTGTTGGAGGGCCAACTTTCCTGTCAG GTCTTTTAAAGACGTGAAGCACTTCTTTCAGCCATTAACTTTGCAATTTGAAAAGAGATGGTGGATCATGTCTAGATCGTTCACTATTCCACCTGAAGGATATTTAATGATCAGT AACAAAGGCAACGTGTGCTTGGGCATTCTTAATGGAACTGAAGTACATGATGGGTCAACTATAATATTAGGAG ACATTTCCTTACGGGGGAAGCTGATTGTGTATGATAATGTGCAACGGACAATTGGATGGACTCACTCAGACTGTAACAACCCGCAAAAAGCCACAGGTTTCCCTTTCTTCTTCTGA
- the LOC103989505 gene encoding mediator of RNA polymerase II transcription subunit 33A isoform X1: protein MSLVTESLMGSPWDEVAEYTKAAQGTGCDPAVWTVHVSSTLAAHVVPLPSPELAQLLVSHLCWGNNVPLAWKYVERALAANIAPPMLLLALLSVRIIPSRCSKPVAYRLYLELIQRHAFIFTSQIKGPSFKKIMASINDVLHLSEKFGIQASEPGVLVVEYVFSILWQLLDATLDDEGLQELTPEKKAKWISRPHDMEIDGEDAFDEKKTEYNEKLQKANTIMAIELIWHFLNHKVISKLLSLARENMPSHWGSFAQRLHLLATSSSALHNSTISVDKLQQFVQDIWKFGREWKPSHHQEICTLIAHGSLPSAGGCCHGSTSGALWIPVDLYLEDCLDASVAATDAIEVLSGLIKALRALNGSTWHDAFLAIWMASLRVVQRERDPHEGPVPRLDTRLCMLLSVTILSIANIIEEEEATIIDEAELSNQWKEKTAGGKCRKDLVSSLQILGDYESLLVPPLSVTSVANQAAAKAMMFVSGLTGGSGYLENVAMSDKTVNCAGNMRHLIIEACISRNLLDTSAYFWPGYITARINQIPHSMPNQVPNWSALMKGAPLTSSMVNALVATPASSLAELEKIFEIAINGSDDDKISAATILCGASLFRGWNIQEHTVRFVVKLLSPPIPVDYAEGESHLISHGPMLNVVLTGISPVDCVQIFSFHGLVPELAGALMAICEVFGSCFPSISWTNTTGEEISVHTVFSNAFILLLRLWKFNHPPLEYCILGDGAPVGSQLTPEFLLLIRNSRVLSDAKLTKNRSNHGRLPTSTSSSSVHPIFVDSFPKLKTWYRQHQACLASTLSGLVHGTPVHQNVDALLNMMFRKFPKGGSQPVCPGTSGNSSLSSSSGPASDDNSFRPKLPAWDIMEAVPFVVDAALTACSHGRLYPRELATGLKDLADFLPASLATIVSYFSAEVTRGVWKPAFMNGTDWPSPAANLSTVEENIKRIVAATGVDVPSLAAGGSSLATLPLPLAAFVSLTITYKLDKASERFLNLAGPALENLAASCPWPSMPIVAALWAQKVKRWTDFLVFSASRTVFHHNNDAVVQLLRSCFTATLGLCTQISSNGGVGGLLGHGFGSHFSGGLSPVAPGILYLRVYRCIKDIFSLTENILSLLMDAVKEITESVVSKERSDKMKKTKYGMKYGQVSLAAAMTQVKVAAALGATFVWLSGGSGIVQCLIQEILPSWFLSVHELDLEGGNGGMVYTLSGYALAYFAVLSGMFAWGIDSVSVSKRRPRVIASHMDFLSSVLDGKISLGCNWVLWRAYVSGFLGLVVQCAPYWVLEVDLHILKKLSRGLKQWKEDELALALLKRGGVEAMGAAAEVILSNE, encoded by the exons ATGTCGCTGGTGACAGAGAGTCTCATGGGCTCGCCGTGGGACGAGGTGGCGGAGTACACGAAGGCAGCCCAGGGGACGGGCTGCGATCCGGCCGTCTGGACCGTCCACGTCTCCTCAACGCTGGCGGCGCACGTCGTGCCCCTTCCATCGCCGGAGCTCGCCCAGCTGCTGGTTTCCCACCTGTGCTGGGGAAACAATGTTCCCCTCGCCTGGAAGTACGTCGAGAGGGCCCTTGCCGCCAACATTGCTCCGCCCATGCTGCTCCTCGCCCTCCTCTCCGTCAG GATTATTCCAAGTCGATGTTCAAAGCCGGTGGCATATAGGCTGTATTTGGAACTTATCCAGAGACATGCGTTTATCTTCACATCTCAGATAAAAGGACCAAGCTTTAAGAA GATAATGGCGTCAATCAATGATGTTCTTCATCTTTCTGAAAAATTTGGTATCCAAGCATCTGAACCAGGGGTTTTGGTAGTTGAATATGTTTTTTCCATTTTATGGCAGTTACTTGATGCAACCTTAGATGATGAAGGGTTGCAAGAATTGACACCAGAAAAGAAGGCCAAATGGATATCTAGgccacatgacatggagatagatgGAGAAGATGCATTTGATGAGAAAAAGACTGAATATAATGAAAAACTGCAGAAAGCAAATACTATAATGGCGATTGAACTCATTTGGCATTTCCTGAACCATAAAGTAATTTCCAAGCTTCTCTCCTTGGCACGTGAAAACAT gcCATCTCATTGGGGTTCTTTTGCTCAACGCTTACACTTGCTCGCGACAAGCTCCTCAGCGTTGCATAATTCAACAATATCTGTTGATAAGTTGCAGCAGTTTGTTCAGGATATTTGGAAATTTGGCAGAGAATGGAAACCTAGTCATCACCAAGAAATCTGCACTCTCATTGCTCATGGATCTTTACCATCTGCTGGTGGCTGTTGTCATGGATCTACTAGTGGGGCCCTCTGGATTCCAGTAGATCTGTATCTTGAGGACTGTCTTGATGCATCAGTTGCTGCTACTGATGCAATCGAAGTTCTTAGTG GATTAATCAAGGCTCTTCGAGCACTTAATGGTAGCACCTGGCATGATGCTTTTTTAGCCATTTGGATGGCCTCTCTTCGTGTTGTACAAAGG GAAAGGGATCCTCATGAGGGTCCTGTACCTCGCCTTGACACACGGTTATGCATGTTACTGTCGGTAACGATACTTTCCATTGCTAACATTATTGAGGAAGAAGAAGCAACTATTATTGATGAGGCTGAACTGAGCAATCAATGGAAAGAAAAAACTGCAGGTGGAAAGTGCCGCAAAGATCTGGTGTCCAGCTTACAGATACTCGGTGATTATGAAAGCTTGCTGGTTCCTCCATTGTCTGTTACCTCTGTAGCCAATCAGGCTGCTGCAAAAGCTATGATGTTTGTTTCAGGCCTTACAGGTGGTAGTGGGTATCTGGAGAATGTAGCCATGAGTGACAAGACAGTAAATTGTG CTGGAAATATGCGACATTTGATTATTGAGGCTTGTATTTCACGAAATTTATTGGACACATCAGCCTACTTTTGGCCAGGCTACATTACTGCACGTATCAACCAGATACCTCATTCAATGCCTAATCAAGTGCCTAATTGGTCTGCATTGATGAAGGGTGCACCTCTAACTTCATCAATGGTAAATGCTTTGGTGGCAACTCCTGCTTCAAG CTTAGCAGAGCTTGAGAAGATATTTGAAATTGCAATCAATGGATCAGATGATGACAAAATATCTGCTGCCACTATTCTATGTGGAGCCTCTCTGTTTCGTGGGTGGAATATTCAG GAGCATACCGTTCGCTTTGTTGTGAAACTGCTTTCACCTCCTATTCCTGTTGATTATGCTGAAGGAGAAAGCCATTTGATTAGTCATGGTCCTATGCTTAATGTTGTTCTTACTGGAATATCACCCGTGGACTGTGTTCAAATTTTCTCATTCCATGGCCTG GTACCGGAACTTGCAGGAGCACTGATGGCAATCTGTGAAGTGTTTGGATCTTGCTTTCCTAGTATCTCATGGACCAACACAACAGGGGAAGAGATATCTGTCCATACAGTGTTCTCTAATGCATTTATTCTTCTATTAAGATTGTGGAAATTTAACCATCCGCCACTTGAATATTGCATTTTGGGAGATGGTGCACCAGTTGGATCACAATTAACTCCTGAATTCCTTCTCTTGATTCGTAATTCTAGAGTTTTATCTGATGCAAAATTAACCAAGAATAGAAGTAACCATGGGCGACTGCCAACCAGTACAAGCTCATCATCTGTGCATCCCATTTTTGTAGATTCGTTTCCAAAGTTAAAAACCTGGTACCGACAGCATCAAGCTTGTTTAGCATCGACACTTTCTGGACTGGTTCATGGAACTCCAGTGCATCAAAATGTGGATGCTCTTCTCAACATGATGTTCAGGAAGTTCCCTAAAGGTGGTAGTCAACCAGTGTGTCCTGGAACATCTGGAAATAGCAGTTTAAGCAGTTCTTCAGGTCCAGCAAGTGATGACAACTCATTCAGACCCAAGCTACCCGCCTGGGACATTATGGAAGCAGTTCCATTTGTAGTTGATGCTGCTCTTACTGCTTGTTCTCATGGAAGGTTATATCCACGAGAATTAGCAACAG GCCTCAAAGATCTTGCTGATTTTCTTCCTGCATCTCTGGCTACAATTGTAAGCTACTTTTCTGCTGAAGTAACACGAGGAGTTTGGAAGCCGGCTTTTATGAATGGAACTGATTGGCCAAGCCCTGCTGCAAATTTGTCAACTGTCGAAGAAAATATCAAAAGGATTGTTGCCGCAACTGGTGTTGATGTTCCAAGCCTAGCTGCAG GAGGAAGCTCTCTTGCTACACTTCCATTACCCTTGGCAGCCTTTGTGAGCCTTACGATTACATATAAACTTGACAAAGCCTCAGAACGATTCCTTAATCTTGCTGGTCCAGCTTTGGAGAATCTTGCAGCAAGTTGTCCTTGGCCAAGCATGCCAATTGTTGCAGCCTTGTGGGCCCAAAAGGTGAAGAGATGGACTGATTTTCTTGTGTTTTCTGCATCACGCACTGTCTTCCACCACAACAATGATGCAGTTGTTCAGCTTCTCAGAAGTTGTTTCACTGCCACACTTGGTCTGTGCACTCAAATATCCAGCAATGGAGGTGTGGGTGGACTTCTTGGACATGGATTTGGTTCTCATTTTTCTGGAGGCCTCTCCCCTGTTGCTCCAGGAATTCTATACCTCCGAGTGTACAGATGCATTAAGGACATTTTTTCACTGACAGAAAATATTCTTTCCCTATTAATGGATGCAGTCAAAGAAATAACAGAAAGTGTCGTCAGCAAGGAGAGGTCCGATAAGATGAAGAAAACAAAGTACGGAATGAAATATGGGCAGGTCTCACTTGCTGCCGCCATGACACAAGTGAAGGTGGCAGCTGCTCTTGGAGCAACATTTGTGTGGTTATCAGGGGGATCAGGCATTGTCCAGTGTTTAATACAGGAGATTCTTCCTTCTTGGTTTCTCTCAGTCCATGAGTTAGATCTCGAAGGAGGGAATGGGGGGATGGTATATACTTTGAGCGGATATGCTCTGGCTTACTTTGCTGTCCTCAGCGGAATGTTTGCCTGGGGCATCGATTCAGTATCTGTTTCCAAGAGACGGCCAAGGGTCATTGCATCCCACATGGACTTCTTGTCAAGCGTCTTGGACGGGAAGATCTCACTTGGATGCAATTGGGTGCTATGGCGTGCATATGTCTCAGGGTTCTTGGGCTTGGTGGTGCAATGTGCACCGTATTGGGTGCTTGAGGTGGACTTGCACATCTTGAAGAAGCTCAGTCGAGGGCTAAAACAGTGGAAGGAGGATGAGCTTGCACTCGCACTGCTCAAAAGGGGGGGAGTTGAGGCGATGGGTGCAGCTGCTGAAGTGATTTTGTCTAATGAATGA
- the LOC103989505 gene encoding mediator of RNA polymerase II transcription subunit 33A isoform X2 → MSLVTESLMGSPWDEVAEYTKAAQGTGCDPAVWTVHVSSTLAAHVVPLPSPELAQLLVSHLCWGNNVPLAWKYVERALAANIAPPMLLLALLSVRIIPSRCSKPVAYRLYLELIQRHAFIFTSQIKGPSFKKIMASINDVLHLSEKFGIQASEPGVLVVEYVFSILWQLLDATLDDEGLQELTPEKKAKWISRPHDMEIDGEDAFDEKKTEYNEKLQKANTIMAIELIWHFLNHKVISKLLSLARENMPSHWGSFAQRLHLLATSSSALHNSTISVDKLQQFVQDIWKFGREWKPSHHQEICTLIAHGSLPSAGGCCHGSTSGALWIPVDLYLEDCLDASVAATDAIEVLSGLIKALRALNGSTWHDAFLAIWMASLRVVQRERDPHEGPVPRLDTRLCMLLSVTILSIANIIEEEEATIIDEAELSNQWKEKTAGGKCRKDLVSSLQILGLTGGSGYLENVAMSDKTVNCAGNMRHLIIEACISRNLLDTSAYFWPGYITARINQIPHSMPNQVPNWSALMKGAPLTSSMVNALVATPASSLAELEKIFEIAINGSDDDKISAATILCGASLFRGWNIQEHTVRFVVKLLSPPIPVDYAEGESHLISHGPMLNVVLTGISPVDCVQIFSFHGLVPELAGALMAICEVFGSCFPSISWTNTTGEEISVHTVFSNAFILLLRLWKFNHPPLEYCILGDGAPVGSQLTPEFLLLIRNSRVLSDAKLTKNRSNHGRLPTSTSSSSVHPIFVDSFPKLKTWYRQHQACLASTLSGLVHGTPVHQNVDALLNMMFRKFPKGGSQPVCPGTSGNSSLSSSSGPASDDNSFRPKLPAWDIMEAVPFVVDAALTACSHGRLYPRELATGLKDLADFLPASLATIVSYFSAEVTRGVWKPAFMNGTDWPSPAANLSTVEENIKRIVAATGVDVPSLAAGGSSLATLPLPLAAFVSLTITYKLDKASERFLNLAGPALENLAASCPWPSMPIVAALWAQKVKRWTDFLVFSASRTVFHHNNDAVVQLLRSCFTATLGLCTQISSNGGVGGLLGHGFGSHFSGGLSPVAPGILYLRVYRCIKDIFSLTENILSLLMDAVKEITESVVSKERSDKMKKTKYGMKYGQVSLAAAMTQVKVAAALGATFVWLSGGSGIVQCLIQEILPSWFLSVHELDLEGGNGGMVYTLSGYALAYFAVLSGMFAWGIDSVSVSKRRPRVIASHMDFLSSVLDGKISLGCNWVLWRAYVSGFLGLVVQCAPYWVLEVDLHILKKLSRGLKQWKEDELALALLKRGGVEAMGAAAEVILSNE, encoded by the exons ATGTCGCTGGTGACAGAGAGTCTCATGGGCTCGCCGTGGGACGAGGTGGCGGAGTACACGAAGGCAGCCCAGGGGACGGGCTGCGATCCGGCCGTCTGGACCGTCCACGTCTCCTCAACGCTGGCGGCGCACGTCGTGCCCCTTCCATCGCCGGAGCTCGCCCAGCTGCTGGTTTCCCACCTGTGCTGGGGAAACAATGTTCCCCTCGCCTGGAAGTACGTCGAGAGGGCCCTTGCCGCCAACATTGCTCCGCCCATGCTGCTCCTCGCCCTCCTCTCCGTCAG GATTATTCCAAGTCGATGTTCAAAGCCGGTGGCATATAGGCTGTATTTGGAACTTATCCAGAGACATGCGTTTATCTTCACATCTCAGATAAAAGGACCAAGCTTTAAGAA GATAATGGCGTCAATCAATGATGTTCTTCATCTTTCTGAAAAATTTGGTATCCAAGCATCTGAACCAGGGGTTTTGGTAGTTGAATATGTTTTTTCCATTTTATGGCAGTTACTTGATGCAACCTTAGATGATGAAGGGTTGCAAGAATTGACACCAGAAAAGAAGGCCAAATGGATATCTAGgccacatgacatggagatagatgGAGAAGATGCATTTGATGAGAAAAAGACTGAATATAATGAAAAACTGCAGAAAGCAAATACTATAATGGCGATTGAACTCATTTGGCATTTCCTGAACCATAAAGTAATTTCCAAGCTTCTCTCCTTGGCACGTGAAAACAT gcCATCTCATTGGGGTTCTTTTGCTCAACGCTTACACTTGCTCGCGACAAGCTCCTCAGCGTTGCATAATTCAACAATATCTGTTGATAAGTTGCAGCAGTTTGTTCAGGATATTTGGAAATTTGGCAGAGAATGGAAACCTAGTCATCACCAAGAAATCTGCACTCTCATTGCTCATGGATCTTTACCATCTGCTGGTGGCTGTTGTCATGGATCTACTAGTGGGGCCCTCTGGATTCCAGTAGATCTGTATCTTGAGGACTGTCTTGATGCATCAGTTGCTGCTACTGATGCAATCGAAGTTCTTAGTG GATTAATCAAGGCTCTTCGAGCACTTAATGGTAGCACCTGGCATGATGCTTTTTTAGCCATTTGGATGGCCTCTCTTCGTGTTGTACAAAGG GAAAGGGATCCTCATGAGGGTCCTGTACCTCGCCTTGACACACGGTTATGCATGTTACTGTCGGTAACGATACTTTCCATTGCTAACATTATTGAGGAAGAAGAAGCAACTATTATTGATGAGGCTGAACTGAGCAATCAATGGAAAGAAAAAACTGCAGGTGGAAAGTGCCGCAAAGATCTGGTGTCCAGCTTACAGATACTCG GCCTTACAGGTGGTAGTGGGTATCTGGAGAATGTAGCCATGAGTGACAAGACAGTAAATTGTG CTGGAAATATGCGACATTTGATTATTGAGGCTTGTATTTCACGAAATTTATTGGACACATCAGCCTACTTTTGGCCAGGCTACATTACTGCACGTATCAACCAGATACCTCATTCAATGCCTAATCAAGTGCCTAATTGGTCTGCATTGATGAAGGGTGCACCTCTAACTTCATCAATGGTAAATGCTTTGGTGGCAACTCCTGCTTCAAG CTTAGCAGAGCTTGAGAAGATATTTGAAATTGCAATCAATGGATCAGATGATGACAAAATATCTGCTGCCACTATTCTATGTGGAGCCTCTCTGTTTCGTGGGTGGAATATTCAG GAGCATACCGTTCGCTTTGTTGTGAAACTGCTTTCACCTCCTATTCCTGTTGATTATGCTGAAGGAGAAAGCCATTTGATTAGTCATGGTCCTATGCTTAATGTTGTTCTTACTGGAATATCACCCGTGGACTGTGTTCAAATTTTCTCATTCCATGGCCTG GTACCGGAACTTGCAGGAGCACTGATGGCAATCTGTGAAGTGTTTGGATCTTGCTTTCCTAGTATCTCATGGACCAACACAACAGGGGAAGAGATATCTGTCCATACAGTGTTCTCTAATGCATTTATTCTTCTATTAAGATTGTGGAAATTTAACCATCCGCCACTTGAATATTGCATTTTGGGAGATGGTGCACCAGTTGGATCACAATTAACTCCTGAATTCCTTCTCTTGATTCGTAATTCTAGAGTTTTATCTGATGCAAAATTAACCAAGAATAGAAGTAACCATGGGCGACTGCCAACCAGTACAAGCTCATCATCTGTGCATCCCATTTTTGTAGATTCGTTTCCAAAGTTAAAAACCTGGTACCGACAGCATCAAGCTTGTTTAGCATCGACACTTTCTGGACTGGTTCATGGAACTCCAGTGCATCAAAATGTGGATGCTCTTCTCAACATGATGTTCAGGAAGTTCCCTAAAGGTGGTAGTCAACCAGTGTGTCCTGGAACATCTGGAAATAGCAGTTTAAGCAGTTCTTCAGGTCCAGCAAGTGATGACAACTCATTCAGACCCAAGCTACCCGCCTGGGACATTATGGAAGCAGTTCCATTTGTAGTTGATGCTGCTCTTACTGCTTGTTCTCATGGAAGGTTATATCCACGAGAATTAGCAACAG GCCTCAAAGATCTTGCTGATTTTCTTCCTGCATCTCTGGCTACAATTGTAAGCTACTTTTCTGCTGAAGTAACACGAGGAGTTTGGAAGCCGGCTTTTATGAATGGAACTGATTGGCCAAGCCCTGCTGCAAATTTGTCAACTGTCGAAGAAAATATCAAAAGGATTGTTGCCGCAACTGGTGTTGATGTTCCAAGCCTAGCTGCAG GAGGAAGCTCTCTTGCTACACTTCCATTACCCTTGGCAGCCTTTGTGAGCCTTACGATTACATATAAACTTGACAAAGCCTCAGAACGATTCCTTAATCTTGCTGGTCCAGCTTTGGAGAATCTTGCAGCAAGTTGTCCTTGGCCAAGCATGCCAATTGTTGCAGCCTTGTGGGCCCAAAAGGTGAAGAGATGGACTGATTTTCTTGTGTTTTCTGCATCACGCACTGTCTTCCACCACAACAATGATGCAGTTGTTCAGCTTCTCAGAAGTTGTTTCACTGCCACACTTGGTCTGTGCACTCAAATATCCAGCAATGGAGGTGTGGGTGGACTTCTTGGACATGGATTTGGTTCTCATTTTTCTGGAGGCCTCTCCCCTGTTGCTCCAGGAATTCTATACCTCCGAGTGTACAGATGCATTAAGGACATTTTTTCACTGACAGAAAATATTCTTTCCCTATTAATGGATGCAGTCAAAGAAATAACAGAAAGTGTCGTCAGCAAGGAGAGGTCCGATAAGATGAAGAAAACAAAGTACGGAATGAAATATGGGCAGGTCTCACTTGCTGCCGCCATGACACAAGTGAAGGTGGCAGCTGCTCTTGGAGCAACATTTGTGTGGTTATCAGGGGGATCAGGCATTGTCCAGTGTTTAATACAGGAGATTCTTCCTTCTTGGTTTCTCTCAGTCCATGAGTTAGATCTCGAAGGAGGGAATGGGGGGATGGTATATACTTTGAGCGGATATGCTCTGGCTTACTTTGCTGTCCTCAGCGGAATGTTTGCCTGGGGCATCGATTCAGTATCTGTTTCCAAGAGACGGCCAAGGGTCATTGCATCCCACATGGACTTCTTGTCAAGCGTCTTGGACGGGAAGATCTCACTTGGATGCAATTGGGTGCTATGGCGTGCATATGTCTCAGGGTTCTTGGGCTTGGTGGTGCAATGTGCACCGTATTGGGTGCTTGAGGTGGACTTGCACATCTTGAAGAAGCTCAGTCGAGGGCTAAAACAGTGGAAGGAGGATGAGCTTGCACTCGCACTGCTCAAAAGGGGGGGAGTTGAGGCGATGGGTGCAGCTGCTGAAGTGATTTTGTCTAATGAATGA